The following DNA comes from Silurus meridionalis isolate SWU-2019-XX chromosome 14, ASM1480568v1, whole genome shotgun sequence.
ctttctcttgcaCCCTAGCAAATTGATAAAGATGATAATTTATAGttaaatttcatgctacatgTTATTTCCTTCTATGGCTTAAATAATAGCAATTATAAACAGATGTTGCTAATGATAAACAGTTGTTGAACAGTTGACAGTaaaccccaaacaaacaaacaaaccagaaAATACCCACAAGAAACTAGTGTGGAAACAAGGGCACATGCAGGCTCACCTTTCTCTCTTGAAATTGTATCCCTTCCACTGCTCAACTGAACAGAGAACCCTTGTTATCAAAACTCAGCCCAGGTGTGTGATCCTAATAGTTCACTTCCTCTGGATCCACCCTCTATTCATCAACCAGTGTTTGACCATGCCTGCGCTTCCATAACTAGAAATTGCAAGTCAAGGTCCCCTGTGTATAACACCTTCTCACAGAGGAAATATTATTGACTGTAACATGATGCTAACACTGAAGACTTTggtaaataatacataattattattggaccatgattattattattattattattattattgtttttttaaaatgttctatttattcatttattcatttatttatttattattaaacaatatagAACCATTCATGATTTAAATATGCTGTTTGCTAAGTTTgcatatagatttatttatatgcagtTGACCATATTATTTGTgtggctttttgaacatcccattctacatttagtcccaatttgctgttataataaactccaccctTATGGGGAGATCCTGTAGATTTTGGTATGCACTTGtagagatttatgctcattcagccattagggtgttagtaaagtcaggtactgatgtaatgtgaggaggtctgtgcACTCAGCGTTCAAAATtaacccaaatgtgttcagtaggcaaaccttccactccaacccatgtaaaccatatgttcatttAGATATGGTTATCTCACCATGTgtacagaggcattgtcatcgTGCAGCAGGTTTGGGATTTATTCTAGCACATTCAAAGCAtcctatatatttgtgtatctcTAAAAATTGGTGTTAACAATTGGGTTGTAACCGCATatagctgaaaaagtcaggttcCTCTATTCaggtttctgtttatatttttttatgaaccaGAAATGATCTTTGCTCTCCTCACCCCACTCAGAACAGAGCTCtgtgatgttttattaaaatgctaTTCACaaggtaaaaatgtttttttttaagagagaaTGTATAAAAATGACTGTTGTTACAGGGGAAGCGATAGGCAGATATTGATTTTCTAACAGTTcagttaatattaaattatttaatccCTAAGTCATGACAACCCCAGTTTTCAATCCGTTATGTTCATAGCAGTTGAGTTTGCTTTGAATTATAGCCTGACAGTCTCTTTAGAAATCATCATGTCAATCAAGATTCAACATTATACATGACAGCTCCATTTtccaaatgtaataaaatgttaaataattactGTTGTAAAGGATTTACAGTTTTGTTCAATTACTATGAAATACAAATACgaaaaacactaaaaataaaaaaaattatacagtgtgttttggaagattatattacaataaaacatgATTGCAATGTGGTATAGTGCTAAGAAGGACAATTGATATCAGACATGTAAGAATGCAATAATCCGGGGCTAATTGCTAATCTTGTTTGCATGTATGTGCCATGATGTTATTAGCCGTGCTGGTACATGGTCTCtgtattctctttttttgttataatgatGAGCAGCATGTCACAGCCACCAGATGTGACACATGTCAAAGTCAGAATGTAAAACTGACATACAGGACAGATTGacttgtgtgcgtgtgtgtgtgtgtgtttgtgtgtgtttgtgtggtttgtgtgtgtgtgtgtgtgtgtgtgtgtgtgtgtgtgtgtgtgtgtgtgtgtgtgtgtgcgtgcttgtgTATATACCTAAGGCTAGTTGGGGGCTAATCTGTCTCACAGTGACACacttttttcattccttttcaCCTATTATTGATTGTAGTATAAACCAGAATAAAATGAATGCTTGCTTTTTAGAAAGCAGTATTTGCTATAACAAGCTGTTTCTCCTCTTGTGTGGGCTGTGATGGTGacagttaataaaataaaggcttAAGTTCTATGCTGTTTTTCCCCTACTCACTAAATTAGAACTTTAGCTGGATAAATCCCCCAGTAAAGCTCACTTTTCTCCCTTTGCTTGCCTTTCTGGAAATAAGACGTTAGCGGCAGGATAAAGTCTaaacctctttctctttttatgactttctctctctctctttctgtctctctccctctgtctctcactttctgtctctAAGAATACTTTTCCACTCAATATCCATGCCTTATTCATCTCTTTTTCTGGTTTGCTTACTCCCATAAGCGATAGCTCACAATACATTTAGAACTGATTCATTTCTCAGGTTACACTGAagctacaaaacaaaaagatttgCTTGAGCAGGCAAGCCTTAATTACTGAGATATTGGCCACCTGCATTAGTGTGCAGCTCACGTCCATATGCATAGAACAGGTTGGCAGTTTTCAACTGCAAAAGCaagtatatgtatttatatatatgaataaggTGCAGGCCCATAGTGGCAATTTGGACAAGTAGGTCAAAcgtctgtttttttgtgatttccCATGTCTTGAATATAGCACATAAGAAATACACATCGTAATACTCAATAAAAGAAGGGGTTGTTTGTTAAGGCAGTGCTTTTAGGACAAAAAAGATTTggaaaattttttaaataataatattttcataatatagataaaataaggGTATGGAGCTTGGAAGATAAGAAAAGTACTTAAATATGAATTCCATGCATGTGAATTATGTAGATGTCACATTAAAAAATTCTGTATTATAATTAACAAATCAACATGACAGCCAATGTTTCCATCTTTTTAACTTGCTGGggtaaaaatatacaattatattataacTTTCTTATattctgcttaaaaaaatatataataataataatataatattattattattgttattgttattattattattattattattattattattattattttttttattattattatagaagttttagtagtaatattaataGTAGCAACTGTTATGTTAGTAGTAACAGTAATACTATTAGTTTTAATGGgattaaataaatccaaaattaATATCTCTCATTATCTTTTGTCTATCTTATCCACTCAGCTCTATGACGGTGCGTAAAGGTAAAAAACTTACCATCTCCATCCAGGAACACATGGCCATAGACGTCTGCCCGGGCCCGATCCGACCAATCAGACAGATCTCCGCCTACTTTCCCCGTCTCTCCCCGACCGGTGACTCTATCTCTCCACACCCTGCTGCCTCTCCAGTGGCCCTCAGCCCTGGGCTTGGGGCTTCTGGAGCAGGGGGCAGCAGCACACTCCTCTCTCCACTGCAAGCCGGGGCCAGGGGAGGTGGTGGAACATTGTCATTGTCCAGTAGTGTGGACACATCAGTGGACATCAACAGTTCTGACAGTGATGACTGCAGTAAGCTTTCATTCCACCTATTAGTTTTAGTTCTCGTTATATTGTACACTTGGGCTCTGTGCATGGAAATAATACAATCACACCAGGTAACACTTAAGAGTTAAAAGTGCTTTAATACAAAAGGGGGCAAAGAATGACTGCAGTGGGATGGTTTAATAGATAATGTCCTCTGCTGCCTTACATCCTTTAAAAGGATGTAAAATGTCAAACCAATGTGGCAGAAAATAATCCTTAATGCTGCAGGAGCAGTACTGCTTTGTGTTATGTTTCATGGGTGGATGTGGTCGATGAATCATATTCATAGAAACCAGATACATAACTGGACTTTATGTAGGTGCAGGGTGTGATGCTGGGTTAAACTGAGAGTTTCCCACACATTTGTTATACACACGTTCAGTGAGGTCCAGCATAATCACATTACATAAATacagtgtgtaatagtgtgttcTAATTTGCATGAATATTGcacacatgctgtttgtgctatatatttactgtatatacaggatatatatatatatatatatatatatatatatatatatatatatatatatatatatatatatatatatattatgtgtgaAATCTGCGCTGTTTCTTATTTACACATGAGATTTTAGCACTATTGTCCTACATCTAGTAAACATtaaaattgaattattttttaaaacagtattACCTGTTACCTGTTACGGCCTTTGTGTGgatcataataaaaatagatgatTAATGAACGTTTTTATTCCAGAGGTGCTTAAAGTTGATTGCTGTAGCTTGACAAATTGCACTGTGAATAGTTTAATCTTTCCATGTGTATGCTAATATGATCATTTTTCCATTATGGTATAGCTGCTCTCGGGACATTAGAGTTCGAATTGCGGTATGAGAAAGCCACCAGCTCCCTTCACTGCACAATCCTTAGAGCCAAGGTTTGCACTTTTCcaacagtttaatttttttaaaagataaggcTATGTTATAAAAGATGTCCCATTGAAGAAATAATCACTAGTTTAGTGACAATATGTCAGTGAGCATATGCTCATATGCATACTTATAGAATAAATAGAATGAGTGAATGCTTTGAGTCATGTTTTGCCAAAAACTTTTATGAGAAGCAATAATGCTCACTCACTTTTTTCTAGGGTTTGAAGCCTATGGATTTCAACGGCCTGTCAGATCCATATGTTAAGATTCATCTCCTGCCTGGAGCGAGTAAGGTGGGTCAGTTGAAACCACAGTGCAGGCACTGAATCATCACATCCATAATTCATAAGTTTCCTATGTATATTATAACCATacatataaaacaattaaagtACAAAACTTTaacacaaagcaaaaaagaggaaacacaaatattttctcCAATAGCTGCAAATGCtattattaaaatcattatttgcTTGAGGGTTTTCATGTTAATATTTGCTAATACCTTGTAAGGCCAGCATTTAGACAGCATTTTAatgattctgttttttttttttgcaattattattaatgaaaatttTGGATTGTTGGCTTGAAGCAGAATATAGCCAAGTTTATGAAATATCTTGAattcataacatttttaattaagatacattttcatttcatctaTATTAAATACCTTTTGGAgcttaattatatatttaatgtttttatttgaattattaaatTAGCCCCTTCATTGTTTCTCATTAGGCTAACAAGTTGAAAACCAAAACTGTACGGAACTCTCTAAATCCGGTCTGGAATGAGACGCTAACCTACATTGGAATTACGGAAGAAGACATGCACAGAAAGACTCTGaggtagtttgtgtgtgtgtgtgtgtgtgtgtgtgtgtgtgtgtgtgtgtgtgtgtgtgtgtgtgtctgtgagaggaagatgtaggtgtgtgtgggggtttgtAAATTGAGCAGCTTATAGAAGTCAATTCTAAAAATCCTTCAGGGAGTGTCTTTTCTGCCATGAATACCCGTATGCCAGTCGCCCACACATCCTTCCCTGGGTACATCTCTGTGGCAGCAATATTTCAGCTTTCAGCCTGTTCTCTAGAACGCTGTACACTTCTGAATGTTAAGGATATGTTTTTATGTGCCTGCTGCTCGAGTCTGAGAAGAAACTGTTTTTCTGAAGTCGTTTGCTTGTGACAGCATATGTGTAACTGACTATATTTAACTTTAGGGGACAGAAAGAAATTCTCATTCCTAAAGCAACTATGTGATTAAATTTAGATTAATACAGTTCTGTGAAATATTATAACACAACTTaatcaaatacaattatatagaatCTGCAAATGTGCAAATACTTTATTTTTGGCATATATCAGACACCCTTATCTGGAAATTATTTATACAAGTGAGAATTTGAGGTTTGAGGGCCCAGCTTCTTTGCTTAAGGGCTCAGCTGTAGCAGCTTGGTGGAACTGAGGTTtcaactcacaaccttctcatccaaagtccaacaccttaactACTCAGGTAATAAGGGTTCCTTTATTGATTTAGGtgcaaacatacaaaacaaagatcaagaaacaaataaataaccatAGGAGGACTGTAGAAGCCAACAACAACCActaagagagaaaagagatatAGTTTAGGTTAATCTTTATATAAGTGTATATCATTGATATAATTAACCAGAAATGTGATTCAGGCACAAACATTTCACATAACATAAAACATTGAGGAGTCGTGGCTGGAATCATAgttatgatttataatcctgACATTAAGAAGCATCTCAATGCCATAGATTCCCTGTGTGAGTCTCCCCGTGTGGAATCTGCTGCTGAGATGTAAAGCCATGTAGTAAACACAGGTGTGAATAGATATTGCTTATTGTTCAGCATGGCCACACAAATACTCATTAATAATACATGCTTAAATTCTTTGCTTTCACAGAAACCTCGCAGATCTGCAAATTATTATGTTGTAATTGTTAAACAATTGTAAAAGTGTTTcaacaatattaatattaagtatTCATACTGTCTTTAGAACATCACACGTTTGAATTCTGAAAATACTGTGTCCTGGGAGCGAAAGGAACAAAGTTAGTTGTTCTAACTGGGTGGAAGGGACTGCATACAATTTCTTGTTTGTCAGATTGTTTTCAGTGAAGTGACACTAACCAGTCAGGAGAAtctgagctcatgtatgtgtaaaagtgtagacagctattttttttcttttaagctAATAAGCGTGTTGGCTTGGAAATATTTGGTGaccaaatggaaatatttgCTGAACAAACTGGGGAGATAATTAAGTATAAAACGTATTATCAGCACAAATATGCAGGTCTGTACATGTCAAGGTAAGtgttgaacatgaacatgagtGGATACTTTGGACCGAAGAAAACATTTCCCACAATATTTCATAACGTAATTCTTATCCCTTATAGGGCTAGTTCAATCATAATGAAACCTATTTCATATTTTAGCAGCAGGGGATTACTTCTATGTCATCACGTCCTAACAACAACTCATTCTCTCTTCTCATCTGTAACACAATTTTTCACATTACACATTCTCCCAAGATCTTCTTTTTGGTTGCCACTTTGTGCCGCCGGCAAATCCCCCCTCCCTTCATTTCAGATATACACTTCTCCCTAGACACTCATCACTCTTCACTGAAGAGAAAGGAGCAGGCTCATCACTGTTTCATATTCCTTCTGAAAAATTGCACAATGAGTAACATTAGTGCAATCTACAATGACAATGATACAAATATgatccattttaaaaaagaaacatttcattAAGTGTTCCCACTAGTTcgtttgcatgtttgtttgtttttgcctgATTGTGGAATTTTATCCCAGCGTCAATTTTGCATGCATCTCGTACATCTCTTGCTATCATTTATCTGATGCGTAATAAGGGTGCCCGCCCATATCCCCTCACCCTTTTACACTACCATACCTCTAATAGACATAACAGAGACAGTGTCAGCAAATGCTATATGCTGAAATTCTTTTATAAACGAATTAATGGGATTGTTCAATTCATTATTCTTGCTCTAATTGTAAGAACTAAGacaattctttcttttaaaagcctctcaaaatattatttactgtTTAGAGGGGGATTTAGGATTTTattgtgtggatttaatttgtacaatgtttttttgtagGTTTGGGCATTCTGATATGCTTTTCTGCTGGATGTAAATGGCTCTTATCTGAATTACTTTTGGTTACCTGTCAGCTTCTGATAATTATCCAcagaattattttctttttttgcagtatAAACTGCACATGTTTACTGTTTCCCTAAACACCTACCAAATAACATTATCTTTACTGATATGAATATTACAGAAACAGCTTATACAAAAGGTGAAAAATGGAACTACCAGGGTCCCATTATAAACCAACCAAACACTACTTTCCCCAgacaataaaaaagcaaataaacataaaaaacagaaacttgtcatattttattcatgatattcttttgtgtgtgtgtgtgtgtgtgtgtgtgtgtgtgtgtgtgtgtgtgtgtgtgtgtgtgaaggctaGAGGTTTCGTTCAAGCTGCACCTGTTGCAAAAGTCAGCAGGATGGTTCTCTTTACTCTCTCAGGAGTGAGCTGATAATTGAAATCCTGTtgcttaaaatgaaaatattatttactttacacTAGACCCAGTTTTACTCTGTGAAAAGTACCTATATGCCTTAAATGCTTTCTATCTCAACATTTTTCCTTATTCCTGGTGGTGTGAAGGCAGAAAAGAGCACAAAGAAAAGTAATTTAACTGTTTATCTCTGACGCCGAAGAGCTGAAACTGAGTCTTAGCTCCACTCATGCGTGAAGCCCTTTGAACGTGAGGTGCGAGTGCATGGGGGCaggacatttaaataaaaaagctgtcAACGCTGAGAATATCATTCTAATCCCAgtcataaatatacatttctgtcaGGAGCAATTCCGTCATGCCTTAtttttgtctctctcactcactctctctctctctctctctctctctctctctctctctctctctctctctctctctctctctctctctctttctttatctctcttacCCTGTATTCTGCTAATCTCTCACTTTGCCACTGTTTGGCTCTCActtattttccataaaaaataaGCTGTGCCCACTTCTTCTTTCCTTTAGacttgtaaacacacacacatatccttcTTCCCCCTCACTTTCTCTGCTCTTTTGTCTCTCCTATAATCTTGTTCAGGTTATCAGTGTGCGATGAGGACAAGCTGACTCACAATGAATTTATTGGTGAGTCGCGGGTGGCTCTGAGACGTGTGAAACCAGACCAGACTAAACGCTTCTACACCTGCCTAGAGCATCCACCACctgtaagcacacacacacacacacacacacacacacacacacacacacacacacacacacacatagagacaTAAACACAGAGACATAAACACGGTCCCATACACAGGCAGGCACTTTGAAAGTACTCCTGGAAAAAGTGTGATAAACATTTCAAGGATTGTTTTTAACCTCTAACTCTTTCTACCTTTCTTTCAGCTTCCCTCTCCGACAGCAATGGGAGCAGCCTTGCGAGGGATCTCCTGTTATCTCAGAGAGGTACTCAACCTCAGccatctcttacacacacacacacacacacacacattttcactaTCATTAAATCCATCTGTTTCCAGCACTGACATTTTCCGAGCTTGAATACATATCAGGcttaaataaaccaattatTGTCTgcatatttaatgcatttatcaTTGCGATCTTTAGTGCTTTCACATTGGGATCAAAGTGAATTAGTACTCCGAATAAGAATGGTGTGTACATTGTAATATGTGAGGAGAAGAATAAAATCCATTTTTCATCCTCACATTTCCTGGAGTACTCTGGAAGTCGAACATGTCGCTGAAAGAAATAGCAATTTCTTGACGATTCAATGAACTGGGTGATTAAAAAACCTGATACACGTAAGACTTTGAAATGAAATATTAGGGCTGTGAATATCCCTGTTTTagacaaaacaatacacatgtatattatattttttatttatttatttacttttcacaacagacattgtctcaaagcagctttacagaatttaacagttaaggtaaatgatgtgtatttataccTGATAAACAAGtaatggcgactgtggcaaggaaaaacttccttagatgttatgaggaagaaaccttaaaagggaccagactcaaaaggggaacccatccttatttgggtgacatcaagagtgtgattataatctttaaacaatacagaacactggagagtgagaactaacatgagcactggagtgtaagattatgagtaatgttctttctacagtcttatacagttatTTGAGaatatggaaccaggagctactgagcaactcatcaCCAACACAAGATCCAACACCATCTTATCAATGCCAGACCCTTttaacactcaaagaggtccaatgttcaaactccacatgaagtgggatccaaatgtcggtggtatgtctctagatggtttgagATGTTTgcgggtcggcatctacttctttaaatgtccacaatcttcatgaggttggatgtgactggggctggtgcaacctcaggatgcctcgggatgagTAGAGAAAGAGATGCAGTAgagaggaattagtgtagctgctgttcataatattaacaagcacaagttgataatgtgcatgtgatcaaatgttctggagcacatggttatgatatgtgatgtgtgttatgtgtaggccaTGCTAAAAAACTAGGCGAGTGTgtcccgaacactgtcaggaagactatttcaaaggtttaggagctaaatgtgtgGATGCTCTACCAtatttagtggactttgctattctaggaattactcagagttttgagatctcaaagagTGTGACGGATTGAAGCGTGTTAGAGAACTGgaaagatacatgggagccaaaccatttagtgttttgtaagtaagcagcagtagtttgtagtcgttttgaaacttaacaggtagccagtgtagggatgataagattggtagcttgtttattaatgatgcaggacaaccaccaaatattgcattacagtagtccagtctgaagtcatgaatgcatggacgagcttctctgcatcagatatagaaaacatgtttgttaacttagcaatatttctaaggtggaagaaggctgttttaaCTCctaggtcttttactgttgaactagtagttacagaacatccttctaaatgcaagttgaaatgctggagcttctgtgtactggtttttgggctgatgagcaaaatatctgtcttatcagaatttaataatataaagttatgtcatccaatcttttaattcttttacaCACTCAGTTATCAGAGCCAATTAAACTGAATCGTCCGGTTTCGATTAGAtatatatagttgggtatcatcagcataacagtggaagcttaTCCCATGCCtgctaataatatttcccaaaggaaagcatgtatattgtgaaaagcaggggtcctagaactgaaccttgtggaaCCCTATaattatatgtactgtataataccacacacaaacaacacagtAAAACGAGTAAAGATTGACTATTGCAATTCGAATGCAGTTTGATTCTGCACTGACAAgtggtgttttctttccttattAACTTCAATAGAGAGGAAAAATACAGATGATGGTGAGTGAATGGTTATTTATAGATGCTATAACGTAAGTGTTTAATGGATGTTACACAACACAAACTCACAAAAAAGCATGATGTGTCATTCTTTCATCCCACCACCTTGTTTCCATAGAAAACATGAACACTCTGAAACAGTTTGCAGGGTTGTCTTTTACCTTCTGGCTCTGAAAAAAAGTTGAGCTCTATGAATTTAGCTCTCTCTCCCATGAGCTGTAACATGGACCAGAAAGAAATGCATCGATTTCTGACACCAGTATTAGTTTTTGATGTCTTTCCTGTATGACTATACCAACTTGGCTTGTAAATCAATGCAGCCAGGTTGTAAACTGCTTGTAGTCAGATTGTAAAAGAGGAGTAACATCCAGTggcagatgatgatgatgatgatgatgataatgataatgatga
Coding sequences within:
- the doc2a gene encoding double C2-like domain-containing protein alpha isoform X1, with protein sequence MRPRCVEKSTRLLPLARLCSSMTVRKGKKLTISIQEHMAIDVCPGPIRPIRQISAYFPRLSPTGDSISPHPAASPVALSPGLGASGAGGSSTLLSPLQAGARGGGGTLSLSSSVDTSVDINSSDSDDCTALGTLEFELRYEKATSSLHCTILRAKGLKPMDFNGLSDPYVKIHLLPGASKANKLKTKTVRNSLNPVWNETLTYIGITEEDMHRKTLRLSVCDEDKLTHNEFIGESRVALRRVKPDQTKRFYTCLEHPPPLPSPTAMGAALRGISCYLREWEYEQLHSLEERGRLLLSLQFVPPSVEGDKETRRGGLCVGVQRCAHLAAMDVNGFSDPYVKTYLKPDVQKKSKHKTAVIKKTLNPEFNEEFFYEISLTELVSKTLEVTVWDYDLGRSNDFIGGVCLSCHSQGDALRHWMDCLRNKGQRVERWHVLTNELPQSSCQE
- the doc2a gene encoding double C2-like domain-containing protein alpha isoform X2, with product MTVRKGKKLTISIQEHMAIDVCPGPIRPIRQISAYFPRLSPTGDSISPHPAASPVALSPGLGASGAGGSSTLLSPLQAGARGGGGTLSLSSSVDTSVDINSSDSDDCTALGTLEFELRYEKATSSLHCTILRAKGLKPMDFNGLSDPYVKIHLLPGASKANKLKTKTVRNSLNPVWNETLTYIGITEEDMHRKTLRLSVCDEDKLTHNEFIGESRVALRRVKPDQTKRFYTCLEHPPPLPSPTAMGAALRGISCYLREWEYEQLHSLEERGRLLLSLQFVPPSVEGDKETRRGGLCVGVQRCAHLAAMDVNGFSDPYVKTYLKPDVQKKSKHKTAVIKKTLNPEFNEEFFYEISLTELVSKTLEVTVWDYDLGRSNDFIGGVCLSCHSQGDALRHWMDCLRNKGQRVERWHVLTNELPQSSCQE